A genomic region of Erythrobacter sp. SCSIO 43205 contains the following coding sequences:
- a CDS encoding polymer-forming cytoskeletal protein, whose translation MAGSNSTFSVIGSDVTIKGDISASADLHVDGTIEGDIKCASLVQGESSVIKGAVVAESARMAGKVNGSITAKELVVLKSARVDGDVHYDALTIEQGAQVDGRFAPNASKPVAKPAAVPAEPVKKGAEPLIAS comes from the coding sequence ATGGCAGGTTCCAACTCCACCTTCTCGGTCATCGGTTCGGATGTGACGATCAAAGGCGACATTTCCGCCTCAGCCGATCTTCACGTCGACGGCACGATCGAAGGCGACATCAAATGCGCGTCGCTGGTGCAGGGTGAAAGCTCTGTCATCAAAGGCGCGGTGGTCGCAGAGAGCGCGCGCATGGCAGGCAAGGTCAATGGTTCGATCACTGCCAAAGAACTCGTGGTCTTAAAGAGTGCGCGGGTCGACGGCGATGTGCATTACGATGCGCTCACCATCGAACAAGGCGCACAGGTTGATGGCCGCTTTGCCCCCAATGCGAGCAAGCCTGTAGCCAAGCCAGCAGCAGTGCCGGCAGAGCCCGTCAAAAAAGGCGCCGAGCCGCTGATCG
- a CDS encoding peptidoglycan DD-metalloendopeptidase family protein: MSNNTPKRTFAERLEGWFPDREFFMRSQGQVRFIKVSSGLQKGAATAAIVLALGWAGSMGVMAWNKYSAEATLASFQHEKAQVASAQQRLEAYGGDIENVVADLEARQEALEAMSQMLPDDIKAVDSNVTDSSDETAKTVEQVGAFFPQARGLAEIEARQLAYVENMTRFADWRAKKAEEALRKLNLDPRAMEKAARAEAQVAMGGPLQVLSSAADGSLDPRFERLGLSLARMSALELALEGVPRVVPAAVTRVTSGFGYRRDPFNRSGAMHNGIDFKGPYNSDIYAAAGGQVTFAGWKGGYGRTVEITHPNGIMTRYAHLARISVNVGEAVDAGATLGGLGSSGRSTGPHLHFEVRINGRAVNPRPFLETAPDVLKEARGSSALAAAHPRH, from the coding sequence TTGTCAAACAACACTCCAAAGCGCACGTTCGCAGAAAGGCTCGAGGGCTGGTTCCCCGACCGCGAGTTTTTCATGCGCTCACAAGGACAGGTGCGTTTCATCAAAGTCTCATCGGGACTGCAAAAAGGTGCAGCAACGGCTGCTATCGTTCTCGCGCTGGGATGGGCGGGTTCGATGGGAGTGATGGCGTGGAACAAATATTCCGCCGAAGCGACGCTTGCATCTTTCCAACACGAGAAGGCGCAAGTGGCAAGCGCGCAGCAACGGCTTGAGGCTTATGGTGGTGACATCGAAAACGTCGTCGCCGACCTCGAAGCGCGTCAGGAAGCGCTTGAAGCGATGTCGCAAATGTTGCCCGACGACATCAAAGCCGTCGATTCCAACGTCACAGACAGCTCGGATGAAACGGCAAAGACGGTTGAACAGGTCGGCGCCTTCTTCCCGCAGGCTCGCGGCCTCGCCGAAATCGAAGCGCGTCAGCTTGCATATGTCGAGAACATGACCCGCTTTGCCGATTGGCGTGCGAAGAAAGCCGAAGAGGCGCTGCGCAAGCTCAATCTTGATCCGCGCGCGATGGAAAAAGCGGCGCGCGCCGAAGCGCAAGTGGCTATGGGTGGTCCGCTTCAAGTGCTTTCGTCTGCTGCTGATGGCTCGCTTGATCCGCGCTTTGAACGCCTTGGTTTGAGCCTTGCGCGGATGTCGGCGCTCGAACTTGCGCTTGAAGGTGTGCCGCGCGTTGTGCCTGCCGCTGTTACGCGTGTGACATCGGGTTTTGGCTATCGCCGCGACCCGTTCAACCGCAGCGGCGCGATGCACAATGGCATCGATTTCAAAGGCCCTTACAATTCCGACATCTACGCAGCAGCTGGCGGTCAGGTGACTTTCGCTGGTTGGAAAGGCGGATATGGCCGCACCGTGGAAATCACCCATCCCAATGGCATAATGACCCGCTACGCACACCTTGCCCGGATCAGTGTGAACGTGGGTGAAGCGGTTGATGCCGGGGCAACGCTGGGTGGCCTTGGCAGCTCGGGTCGCTCGACCGGCCCGCACCTGCATTTCGAAGTTCGTATCAACGGGCGTGCGGTCAACCCGCGCCCCTTCCTGGAGACAGCCCCCGATGTTCTCAAAGAAGCCCGCGGGTCAAGCGCCCTCGCTGCCGCCCACCCCCGACACTAA
- a CDS encoding glutamate-5-semialdehyde dehydrogenase: MNKISTLSHPEVESPQAVIDELAKAGRLAQSTLAQMPGERRADALKLAARHIRSAGSDILAANAKDVEAGKASGLSGAMLDRLTLDDARLEGIAAGLEAVANLPDPVGEIIDETQPPNGLNLSRVRVPIGLIGVIYESRPNVTADTAALCVRSGNAVLLRGGSEAVHSNRAIHKALVAGLIEGGVPEASAQLVPTQDRAAVGAMLTASGLIDMIIPRGGRSLVERVQNDARVPVLAHLDGICHTYVHSAADPQMAQTIVVNAKMRRTGICGAMETLLIDSEFSDAASLVGALIDAGCEVRGCERIQALDARVVPASDSDWGTEFLDSIAAVAMVDGLDEAAAHIATHSSGHTDAIITDDKAVAEQFLTRVDSAIVMHNASSQFADGGEFGLGAEIGIATGRLHARGPVALEGLTTYKWLVRGAGQARP, from the coding sequence ATGAATAAAATCTCGACCCTATCCCATCCCGAAGTGGAATCTCCTCAGGCTGTGATTGACGAGCTCGCCAAAGCAGGCCGGCTTGCGCAAAGCACGCTGGCCCAAATGCCAGGCGAAAGGCGCGCTGATGCCCTTAAGCTCGCAGCCAGGCACATCCGATCAGCAGGCAGCGACATTCTCGCCGCCAATGCAAAGGACGTGGAAGCTGGCAAGGCAAGCGGCCTTTCGGGCGCGATGTTGGACCGGCTCACCCTTGATGATGCGCGGCTCGAAGGGATTGCTGCCGGCCTCGAAGCGGTTGCCAATTTGCCCGATCCCGTGGGTGAGATCATCGACGAAACGCAGCCGCCCAACGGCCTCAATTTATCGCGCGTTCGCGTGCCGATTGGACTGATCGGGGTGATTTACGAAAGTCGCCCCAATGTGACCGCTGATACAGCGGCTCTGTGCGTTCGCTCCGGAAACGCAGTGCTCCTTCGCGGTGGCAGCGAGGCGGTGCATTCCAATCGCGCCATTCATAAAGCGCTTGTCGCAGGGCTGATCGAGGGCGGTGTGCCCGAAGCTTCAGCGCAATTGGTGCCGACCCAAGACCGCGCAGCTGTGGGCGCTATGCTGACGGCAAGCGGGCTCATTGACATGATCATCCCGCGCGGTGGGCGCAGCCTTGTCGAGCGGGTCCAAAACGATGCGCGCGTCCCAGTGCTCGCGCATCTGGACGGCATTTGCCACACTTACGTACATAGCGCTGCCGACCCTCAAATGGCGCAGACCATCGTCGTCAATGCAAAGATGCGCCGCACCGGAATTTGCGGGGCGATGGAAACGCTTCTTATCGACAGTGAGTTTAGCGACGCTGCATCACTTGTCGGGGCATTGATAGATGCAGGCTGCGAAGTGCGCGGGTGTGAGCGTATTCAAGCTCTCGATGCGCGCGTCGTTCCCGCCAGCGATAGCGATTGGGGCACGGAATTTCTCGATAGCATTGCTGCGGTTGCGATGGTCGATGGATTGGATGAAGCGGCCGCGCATATCGCCACCCATTCCTCAGGCCACACCGATGCAATCATCACTGATGATAAGGCCGTGGCGGAACAATTTTTAACCCGCGTGGATAGCGCGATTGTCATGCACAATGCTTCCTCGCAATTTGCCGATGGCGGCGAATTTGGCCTTGGCGCAGAAATCGGGATCGCCACTGGGCGCCTTCATGCACGCGGGCCGGTCGCATTAGAGGGGCTCACCACTTACAAATGGTTGGTGCGCGGGGCTGGGCAGGCCAGACCCTAA
- a CDS encoding nicotinate-nucleotide adenylyltransferase: MLTGLLGGSFNPAHGGHRRITRFTIDALSLDEAWWLVSPGNPLKPKAGMAPLTARLRSAHEQAKRAPIIPTTIESELRTRYTVDTLRALQNRYKKRQFVWLMGSDNLAQFHRWKDWRTIARMMPIAVIARPGYTNEAMTSPAMAWLRRYTVPVAAFRKQGRNRLGRAPALVLLTFDPDHRSATAIRRGNADWANRFSDTSSAAIRDRLTFRHIEEARI, from the coding sequence ATGCTCACCGGACTTCTTGGGGGCAGTTTCAATCCCGCCCATGGCGGCCATCGGCGCATTACGCGCTTTACCATTGATGCGCTGAGCCTTGATGAAGCGTGGTGGCTGGTATCCCCTGGCAACCCGTTGAAACCCAAGGCCGGAATGGCGCCGTTAACGGCGAGACTGCGCTCTGCACATGAGCAGGCGAAACGCGCGCCTATCATTCCCACAACAATCGAAAGCGAGCTGCGCACGCGCTACACTGTGGATACGCTGCGTGCGCTTCAAAACCGCTATAAAAAGCGGCAATTTGTGTGGCTTATGGGCTCTGACAATCTGGCGCAATTTCACCGTTGGAAAGATTGGCGCACCATCGCGAGGATGATGCCGATTGCAGTTATCGCAAGGCCGGGTTATACAAATGAGGCTATGACGAGCCCCGCCATGGCCTGGCTCAGGCGCTATACGGTGCCTGTGGCAGCTTTCCGAAAACAGGGGCGAAACCGCTTGGGGAGAGCGCCGGCACTGGTGTTACTCACGTTTGATCCGGACCATCGCAGCGCGACGGCAATACGCCGAGGCAATGCCGATTGGGCAAACCGTTTCAGTGATACATCAAGCGCAGCTATCCGCGACAGGCTAACCTTCCGACATATTGAGGAAGCGCGTATATGA
- the rsfS gene encoding ribosome silencing factor: MTKSHAVDELYALIMAQLDDDQAQEIVSIPLEGKSSVADHMVVASGRSTRQVAAMAQKLGEKVKQAGFGPVRIEGLPQADWVLIDCGDVVVHLFRPEVRSFYNLERMWSFEGGEAQQGRA, from the coding sequence ATGACTAAATCTCACGCGGTTGACGAACTCTATGCTCTGATCATGGCCCAATTGGACGATGATCAGGCGCAGGAAATCGTCTCCATCCCGCTTGAAGGCAAAAGCTCGGTTGCCGATCACATGGTGGTCGCAAGCGGTCGCTCGACCCGGCAAGTGGCGGCGATGGCGCAAAAACTCGGCGAAAAGGTCAAGCAAGCCGGCTTTGGTCCGGTGCGGATCGAAGGCCTGCCTCAGGCTGACTGGGTGCTGATCGATTGCGGCGACGTTGTCGTGCACCTGTTCCGCCCCGAAGTGCGCAGCTTTTACAACCTTGAGCGGATGTGGTCCTTCGAGGGCGGCGAAGCGCAACAGGGCCGGGCGTAA
- a CDS encoding 23S rRNA (pseudouridine(1915)-N(3))-methyltransferase RlmH: MLLHIIARGKIARSPEAELVTRYEKRLKWPVKLTELPETGGKVPLPQSPHKTVLLDERGKALASEKLASTLENWRDTGTREVRFVLGAADGHSDEERAEADLLYAFGPATWPHLMARAMLMEQLYRATSILAGHPYHRAG; this comes from the coding sequence ATGCTCCTCCATATCATAGCTCGCGGGAAGATCGCACGCTCGCCTGAGGCGGAGCTTGTTACGCGTTATGAAAAGCGGCTGAAATGGCCGGTAAAGCTCACCGAATTGCCGGAAACTGGGGGAAAAGTGCCGCTCCCCCAAAGCCCCCACAAAACCGTTCTTCTGGATGAGCGCGGCAAGGCGCTTGCTTCTGAAAAACTCGCCTCCACGCTTGAAAACTGGCGCGATACAGGGACGCGCGAGGTCCGTTTTGTGCTGGGGGCCGCCGATGGTCACTCGGATGAGGAGCGTGCAGAGGCGGACCTCCTCTACGCCTTTGGTCCCGCCACCTGGCCGCATTTAATGGCGCGCGCGATGTTGATGGAGCAGCTCTACCGGGCAACAAGCATCCTTGCAGGCCATCCCTATCATCGTGCAGGGTAA
- a CDS encoding murein hydrolase activator EnvC — MKKTLALTAIAAATAIMVAVPQGLAQRDVQLLEPEEAQAELTRATRESQRAEARAERFAAASQAAEEAAEKTAREAAALAAQIQAAEARIAVARARYSLAQNDRAKLDKRLADRREPLVRLTGALQTTARRPLTLSALQPGSLKDLVYVRAVLASAVPEIRTRTAALRGELEKGRALERRAARALENLRISEQELQSRRTQLAALEAEQRLASREARSNAVRESERALALAEEARDLDGLVETLGEAAKLRAELAALPGPIARPDDLSASIVDASPVADAAPTKAVRPPGFQLPVQGRTLAGFGEMRASGLRSKGISLAPAPNAQVVAPSAGRVAFAGPYRGFGRIIIIEHPGGWTSLVTGLARTEVEVGDEIIGGAPLGVASGGDEPIALELRRDGEPVNPLNYLG, encoded by the coding sequence GTGAAAAAAACGCTCGCCTTGACCGCCATAGCCGCAGCGACCGCCATTATGGTGGCGGTGCCGCAAGGGCTGGCGCAGCGCGATGTACAATTGCTTGAACCCGAAGAAGCTCAAGCCGAACTCACAAGAGCAACCCGCGAAAGCCAACGAGCCGAAGCGCGCGCTGAACGATTTGCGGCTGCATCGCAAGCGGCTGAGGAGGCTGCTGAAAAAACAGCGCGCGAAGCCGCCGCGCTGGCCGCGCAAATTCAGGCCGCTGAAGCCAGAATTGCCGTAGCCCGCGCCCGCTATTCCTTGGCGCAAAATGATAGAGCGAAGCTGGATAAACGCCTTGCCGACCGAAGGGAACCTTTGGTGCGTTTGACCGGAGCTTTGCAGACCACCGCCCGTCGCCCTTTGACCTTATCTGCGCTTCAGCCGGGCTCGCTCAAAGACCTCGTTTATGTGCGCGCCGTCCTTGCCTCTGCGGTCCCCGAAATCCGCACGCGCACGGCTGCTTTGCGCGGAGAACTTGAAAAAGGCCGCGCGCTTGAACGCCGAGCCGCACGCGCCTTGGAGAATTTGCGCATTTCCGAACAGGAATTGCAATCGCGCCGGACGCAGCTCGCCGCGCTCGAAGCCGAGCAACGCCTCGCCTCGCGCGAGGCGCGCAGCAATGCGGTGCGCGAAAGCGAGCGGGCGCTTGCTCTGGCCGAAGAAGCGCGCGATCTTGATGGGCTGGTCGAAACACTTGGCGAAGCAGCGAAATTGCGCGCGGAATTGGCGGCGTTGCCAGGGCCCATCGCTCGGCCCGATGACCTGTCCGCAAGCATCGTTGACGCATCGCCCGTAGCTGACGCTGCTCCGACCAAGGCTGTGCGCCCTCCCGGTTTTCAGCTTCCCGTGCAAGGCCGCACGCTTGCAGGCTTTGGTGAAATGCGCGCCAGTGGCCTTCGCTCTAAAGGCATCAGTCTGGCGCCCGCTCCCAATGCACAAGTCGTCGCGCCCAGCGCGGGCCGCGTCGCATTTGCAGGACCGTACCGGGGCTTTGGGCGAATCATCATAATCGAGCACCCCGGCGGCTGGACATCGCTGGTCACCGGCCTCGCGCGGACCGAGGTGGAAGTGGGCGATGAGATCATCGGCGGTGCACCTTTGGGTGTTGCCAGCGGCGGTGATGAGCCTATTGCGCTTGAGTTGAGACGCGATGGAGAGCCCGTTAACCCGCTCAATTACCTTGGATAA
- a CDS encoding S41 family peptidase produces the protein MKFASLLRSAALVTAVALIPATTATMAQVDGRAGPELAKIFAIMQRVQANYVEEVDDEVLVRGAIDGMMSALDPHSAYLDGGDLERLNQLIDGNYSGLGLSVIQEEGAVKVISPFKGSPADKMGIKAGDFITHLEGELIVGGELDDAVARMRGPAGTSINLTIFRPGRDEPLELNVTRGVIELEPVTHELMPGNIGHISVNEFSADVGKDVYDAWSALQTEATGRMAGLVLDLRSNPGGSLDEAVALTDLFLDKGEIVSQRGRSWGETFEFQADDLDYYLRRRMSRSQAQIFMGEIARDVPMIVLIDAGSASASEIVAGALQDHGRALIMGQRSFGKGSVQSLLPLGPDSALKLTTARYYTPKGKSVQEGGIAPDIRVPQLSDPDFALREKYRTRESDLRGHLRNEIGLKDEEMVEDSIADPRFQLTSEELEEQGIEDFQLHYALETLRRTTASSVALNSRG, from the coding sequence ATGAAATTCGCCTCCCTCCTTCGCAGCGCTGCACTCGTTACGGCTGTCGCGCTCATCCCTGCCACCACCGCCACCATGGCGCAGGTCGACGGGAGAGCGGGCCCCGAACTCGCCAAGATTTTCGCAATCATGCAGCGGGTTCAGGCGAATTATGTCGAAGAAGTCGATGACGAAGTGCTTGTGCGCGGCGCGATTGACGGGATGATGAGCGCGCTCGACCCGCACAGCGCCTATCTTGATGGCGGCGATCTGGAGCGGCTCAACCAGTTGATCGATGGCAATTATTCAGGCCTTGGCCTGTCCGTTATTCAGGAAGAGGGCGCGGTTAAAGTGATCTCGCCTTTCAAGGGCAGCCCGGCTGACAAGATGGGCATCAAGGCGGGCGACTTTATCACTCACCTTGAAGGCGAACTGATCGTGGGCGGTGAGCTGGACGATGCGGTTGCACGGATGCGCGGGCCTGCTGGCACGTCGATCAACCTTACCATTTTCCGTCCGGGACGTGATGAGCCGCTTGAGCTGAATGTGACGCGCGGTGTGATCGAGCTGGAGCCGGTTACGCATGAGCTGATGCCAGGCAATATCGGCCATATCTCAGTAAACGAATTTTCCGCTGATGTTGGCAAGGATGTGTACGATGCGTGGAGCGCGCTCCAGACCGAGGCGACGGGCCGTATGGCTGGCCTTGTGCTCGATCTTCGCTCCAACCCCGGCGGCAGCCTGGATGAGGCAGTGGCGCTTACCGATCTGTTTCTTGATAAAGGCGAAATCGTCTCGCAGCGTGGGCGTTCATGGGGCGAAACCTTTGAGTTTCAGGCTGATGACCTCGACTATTACCTGCGCCGACGGATGAGCCGTTCACAGGCGCAGATTTTCATGGGTGAAATCGCGCGCGATGTACCGATGATCGTGCTGATTGATGCAGGCTCTGCTTCGGCTTCCGAGATTGTGGCGGGCGCGCTGCAAGATCATGGCCGTGCGCTTATCATGGGGCAGAGGAGCTTTGGTAAAGGCTCGGTCCAGTCGCTTCTGCCGCTGGGACCGGATTCGGCGCTGAAGCTCACCACGGCGCGCTATTACACGCCTAAGGGCAAATCGGTGCAGGAAGGCGGGATTGCGCCAGACATTCGCGTGCCGCAACTGTCCGATCCTGACTTTGCGCTGCGTGAAAAATACCGCACGCGTGAAAGCGATCTTCGCGGGCACCTTCGCAATGAAATTGGCCTTAAAGACGAGGAAATGGTCGAGGATTCGATTGCCGATCCGCGTTTCCAGCTGACTTCGGAGGAACTTGAGGAACAAGGCATTGAGGATTTCCAATTGCATTATGCATTGGAAACCCTGCGCCGCACTACGGCCAGTTCGGTAGCGCTCAACTCGCGCGGCTGA
- a CDS encoding disulfide bond formation protein B — translation MDGLSKARLLAVLIPAGLLGGAYISQYVFGLYPCEMCWWQRYPHFAAIPLALASYAIQPARVWVALAGLAIITSGLIGGFHAGVEYGWWEGITGCSKLPADIDVMDVSAAPLVRCDVAPWDLFGISLAGWNFLISCAGGAAVVALASYKK, via the coding sequence ATGGATGGTCTTTCAAAAGCGCGCCTGCTCGCAGTTCTGATCCCGGCTGGATTGCTGGGGGGCGCGTATATTTCGCAATATGTTTTTGGCCTTTATCCTTGCGAGATGTGCTGGTGGCAGCGCTATCCGCATTTTGCCGCGATTCCCCTGGCGCTTGCCTCTTACGCCATCCAGCCTGCCCGCGTTTGGGTGGCGCTTGCGGGCCTTGCGATCATCACATCGGGGCTTATTGGCGGCTTTCACGCAGGGGTCGAATATGGCTGGTGGGAAGGGATCACTGGCTGTTCCAAACTGCCAGCGGACATAGATGTTATGGATGTGAGTGCCGCCCCGCTGGTGCGTTGTGATGTGGCGCCATGGGATTTGTTCGGCATCTCGCTTGCGGGTTGGAATTTCCTGATTTCTTGCGCGGGCGGTGCGGCTGTTGTGGCGCTCGCTTCGTATAAGAAGTAG
- a CDS encoding demethoxyubiquinone hydroxylase family protein has translation MDRSELHRMIRVDQAGEFGATRIYEGQLAVMGERGPHSAEIRHMADQEKVHREKFDALMAKRGVRPTALQPFWSMAGYALGAGTALLGPEAAMACTAAVETEIDKHYSDQLDRLAETNDEPELAEMIEQFREEEREHRDAALEHGAEKAPAYPLLSGAIRLGCKIAIKVSERV, from the coding sequence ATGGACCGTAGTGAACTCCACCGTATGATCCGCGTCGATCAGGCCGGCGAATTTGGCGCAACGCGCATTTACGAAGGCCAGCTTGCCGTCATGGGTGAGCGTGGGCCCCATTCTGCCGAAATCCGCCACATGGCTGATCAGGAAAAGGTCCACCGCGAGAAATTCGATGCGCTTATGGCTAAGCGCGGCGTTCGCCCGACCGCTTTGCAACCGTTCTGGTCGATGGCCGGTTACGCTCTTGGCGCGGGCACGGCGCTGCTTGGGCCAGAGGCGGCTATGGCCTGCACCGCAGCGGTCGAAACCGAAATCGACAAACACTATTCCGACCAATTGGACCGCCTGGCTGAAACGAATGACGAGCCTGAGCTGGCCGAAATGATCGAGCAATTTCGCGAGGAGGAGCGCGAGCATCGCGATGCGGCATTGGAACATGGCGCTGAAAAAGCGCCCGCTTATCCGCTTTTGTCAGGCGCCATCCGTCTGGGCTGCAAAATCGCGATTAAGGTCAGCGAGCGAGTGTGA
- a CDS encoding SDR family NAD(P)-dependent oxidoreductase has product MKTVLVTGSAGFIGYHLSQLLLDEGFRVVGYDGMTDYYEVALKERRHQMLLQNANFSCQVGMLEDFDTLHALAMEEKPDVIVHLAGQAGVRYSLENPRAYVDANLVGTFNVMECARELAVDHLLMASTSSAYGANTDMPFHEQQKSDHQLTLYAATKKANEAMGHSYAHLWNLPTTMFRFFTVYGPWGRPDMALFKFTRGILNGEPIDIYNHGEMHRDFTYVTDLVRAIRLLIDAVPQRPESPEDIPEWDSLSPAAPYRVVNIGNSETVKLTDFVDAIEAECGREAVRNLMPMQKGDVPATWADATLLKELTGYAPQTSVRDGIRAFVAWYRDYYRV; this is encoded by the coding sequence ATGAAAACGGTCCTCGTCACAGGCTCAGCCGGATTCATCGGCTACCACCTGTCCCAGCTGCTGCTCGATGAGGGGTTTCGGGTGGTCGGCTATGACGGGATGACCGATTATTACGAGGTCGCACTAAAAGAGCGGCGGCATCAAATGCTGCTTCAAAATGCGAACTTCTCCTGCCAGGTGGGAATGCTCGAAGATTTCGATACGCTCCATGCGCTCGCCATGGAGGAAAAGCCCGATGTGATCGTTCACCTCGCTGGGCAGGCGGGGGTGCGGTACAGCCTCGAGAACCCTCGCGCTTATGTTGATGCGAATCTTGTGGGCACATTCAACGTCATGGAATGTGCGCGCGAGCTGGCAGTGGATCACCTGCTGATGGCTTCGACGAGTTCGGCCTATGGCGCGAACACCGATATGCCGTTCCACGAACAGCAGAAAAGCGATCACCAACTCACCCTCTACGCCGCCACGAAAAAGGCGAATGAGGCGATGGGGCACTCCTATGCGCATTTGTGGAACCTGCCCACGACCATGTTCCGCTTCTTCACGGTCTATGGCCCGTGGGGGCGGCCCGACATGGCATTGTTCAAGTTTACGCGCGGGATTTTGAACGGTGAGCCGATCGACATTTACAATCACGGCGAGATGCACCGCGACTTCACCTATGTCACCGATCTGGTGCGCGCGATCCGCCTGTTGATTGATGCAGTGCCGCAGCGCCCCGAAAGCCCCGAAGACATTCCTGAATGGGACTCGCTCTCGCCCGCCGCGCCTTACCGCGTGGTCAATATCGGCAATAGCGAGACGGTGAAATTGACCGATTTTGTCGATGCGATTGAGGCAGAATGCGGGCGCGAGGCGGTGCGCAACCTTATGCCGATGCAAAAGGGCGATGTACCCGCAACATGGGCCGATGCGACGCTATTGAAAGAGCTCACCGGATACGCCCCGCAAACCAGCGTTCGCGACGGGATCAGAGCCTTCGTCGCGTGGTATCGCGACTATTACCGGGTGTAA
- the fabI gene encoding enoyl-ACP reductase FabI codes for MTKLMEGKRGLIMGLANDKSLAWGIAQMLAEQGAELAFSYQGDALAKRVKPLAEKLGSDFTFECDVSDMASLDAGFDAIKERWGSLDFVVHAIGFSDKNELRGKYVDTSLDNFLTTMNISAYSLVAVTKRAAELMPEEGGSILTLTYYGAEKYMPHYNVMGVAKAALETSVKYLANDLGPRNIRVNAISAGPVKTLAASGIGDFRYILKWNEVNSPLRRTTTLEDVGGSGLYLLSNLSSGVTGEIHHVDSGYHTVGMKQVDAPDISVS; via the coding sequence ATGACCAAACTCATGGAAGGCAAACGCGGCCTTATTATGGGCCTTGCCAATGACAAGTCGCTCGCTTGGGGCATTGCCCAAATGCTGGCAGAGCAGGGCGCTGAGCTTGCGTTTTCCTATCAGGGGGATGCTTTGGCCAAGCGGGTGAAGCCTCTGGCTGAAAAGCTTGGCAGTGATTTTACCTTTGAGTGCGATGTGTCGGATATGGCCTCGCTTGATGCAGGGTTTGATGCGATCAAGGAGCGTTGGGGCAGCCTTGATTTTGTGGTCCACGCAATCGGCTTTTCCGACAAGAACGAGCTTCGCGGCAAATATGTCGACACCAGCCTTGATAACTTCCTCACAACAATGAACATCTCGGCCTATTCGCTGGTCGCGGTGACTAAGCGGGCGGCGGAATTGATGCCCGAAGAAGGTGGCTCGATCCTGACGCTGACCTATTATGGCGCTGAGAAATATATGCCGCATTATAATGTGATGGGCGTCGCAAAGGCGGCTCTGGAAACCAGCGTCAAATATCTCGCCAATGATCTGGGTCCGCGCAATATCCGGGTGAATGCGATCAGCGCAGGGCCGGTAAAGACGCTGGCTGCGTCCGGCATTGGCGATTTCCGCTATATCCTCAAATGGAATGAGGTGAATTCGCCTCTGCGCCGCACGACCACTTTGGAAGATGTTGGCGGCTCTGGGCTTTATCTCCTCTCCAACCTGTCGAGCGGGGTTACCGGCGAAATTCACCATGTCGATAGCGGCTATCACACCGTCGGTATGAAACAGGTGGACGCGCCCGACATTTCGGTCAGCTGA